From Fretibacterium sp. OH1220_COT-178, the proteins below share one genomic window:
- a CDS encoding ribokinase, whose product MAAIAVVGSLNMDLVIRAPRQPRLGETLLGGSFGMTGGGKGANQAVACARLRAESHMIGCVGDDHFGARLRTTLTESRIGCDCLETRSEAGTGVAVVTVADGGASTIVLSQGANALLDEAVLERAKELFKKVDAVLFQLESPPEAVAFGLKMARRTGCRTFLSADPLFPLPPEAWHMIDCLVLNQTALDFYSPGQSSGDAVPERKIADLAQQLIARGVKTVVVTRSARGGMVFSRGKSFDFLPFKVQALDSTGARDAFCAALSVGISEGMPIERAVRFAAAAGALACTRFGAQPSMPWRHEVEAMLETDGDRGERAPESGTR is encoded by the coding sequence GTGGCCGCCATAGCAGTCGTCGGCTCTTTGAATATGGACCTGGTCATCCGGGCTCCGCGCCAGCCGCGTTTGGGGGAGACCCTTCTCGGGGGCTCGTTTGGCATGACCGGAGGAGGGAAAGGGGCCAATCAGGCCGTGGCCTGTGCCCGCCTCAGGGCCGAGTCCCACATGATCGGGTGCGTCGGAGACGACCATTTTGGCGCGAGGCTTCGGACGACGCTGACGGAAAGCCGGATCGGCTGCGACTGTCTCGAGACGCGCTCCGAGGCGGGGACGGGGGTCGCCGTCGTCACCGTGGCGGACGGGGGGGCCAGCACCATTGTGCTCTCCCAGGGGGCCAATGCCCTGCTCGACGAGGCGGTCCTGGAGCGGGCCAAGGAGCTGTTCAAAAAGGTCGACGCCGTTTTGTTCCAGCTGGAGAGCCCCCCCGAAGCCGTGGCCTTCGGGCTGAAGATGGCCCGTCGGACGGGGTGCCGGACCTTTCTGTCCGCGGACCCGCTTTTTCCGCTGCCCCCGGAGGCCTGGCACATGATCGACTGCCTGGTCCTGAACCAGACGGCCCTCGATTTCTACTCGCCGGGGCAATCGAGCGGGGACGCGGTTCCGGAGCGGAAGATCGCGGACCTCGCGCAGCAGCTCATCGCCCGGGGCGTCAAGACGGTGGTGGTGACCCGAAGCGCCCGCGGGGGGATGGTGTTCTCCCGGGGGAAGTCCTTTGACTTTTTGCCCTTCAAGGTACAGGCTCTGGACTCCACGGGAGCCCGGGATGCCTTTTGTGCCGCGCTGAGCGTGGGGATCTCGGAGGGGATGCCGATCGAGCGGGCGGTTCGCTTTGCCGCCGCGGCCGGGGCCCTCGCCTGTACGCGGTTCGGCGCCCAGCCCTCCATGCCCTGGCGGCACGAGGTGGAGGCCATGCTCGAGACGGATGGGGACCGCGGCGAAAGAGCTCCGGAGAGCGGAACCCGGTAG
- a CDS encoding aldo/keto reductase: MLYRKISGVEGALSVLGFGCMRLPVTAGGAIDEPAAERLMRAAFDGGINYFDAAWPYHEGKCEEFVGRALEGYRDKVTLVTKLPVWLVREPSDMEDFLERQLNFLRTDHLDIYLLHSLNGDRWRRMREMGALEFMERARAAGRIRHIAFSFHDGIDSFKEIVDAYPWTMCQIQYNLLDRNFQAGREGLDYAAAKGIGVVVMEPLKGGNISLPVPEELKEEARLAGYASPNLADLGLRWVWDHPGVSVVLSGMTTPEQLAQNLASADRGLANGLSGPERRFADRVWKFFTDRVRVPCTACGYCKPCPQGVDIPQCFTNLNTASVSGNWEAQGRNYRYILAPDRDGKRASACVNCGACVPKCPQGIPIPDRLREVAAAFESEA; encoded by the coding sequence ATGCTTTACAGAAAGATATCGGGAGTGGAGGGGGCGCTCTCGGTCCTGGGCTTCGGCTGCATGCGTTTGCCCGTCACCGCGGGCGGGGCCATCGACGAGCCCGCGGCCGAGCGCCTGATGCGCGCCGCATTCGACGGCGGCATCAATTATTTCGATGCGGCCTGGCCCTATCACGAGGGCAAGTGCGAGGAGTTCGTCGGACGGGCCCTGGAGGGCTACCGGGACAAGGTGACGCTGGTGACCAAGCTGCCCGTGTGGCTGGTGCGCGAGCCTAGCGATATGGAGGACTTTCTGGAGAGGCAGCTGAACTTTCTGCGCACGGACCACCTGGATATCTACCTGCTCCACTCCCTGAATGGGGACCGATGGCGGAGGATGAGGGAGATGGGGGCGCTCGAGTTCATGGAGCGGGCCCGGGCCGCGGGCAGGATTCGGCACATCGCCTTCTCGTTTCACGACGGGATCGACAGCTTCAAGGAGATCGTGGACGCCTACCCGTGGACGATGTGCCAGATCCAGTACAACCTCCTGGACCGAAACTTCCAGGCGGGAAGGGAGGGGCTGGACTACGCCGCCGCCAAGGGGATCGGCGTCGTGGTGATGGAGCCCCTGAAGGGCGGCAACATCAGTCTTCCGGTCCCTGAAGAGCTCAAGGAGGAGGCACGGCTCGCGGGGTACGCCTCGCCCAACCTGGCGGACCTGGGCCTGCGCTGGGTCTGGGACCATCCCGGCGTCTCGGTGGTGCTGAGCGGCATGACCACGCCGGAGCAGCTGGCCCAGAACCTGGCCAGCGCCGACAGGGGCTTGGCGAACGGCCTGTCCGGGCCCGAGCGTCGCTTTGCGGACCGGGTGTGGAAATTCTTCACCGACCGCGTGAGGGTGCCCTGCACGGCCTGCGGCTACTGCAAGCCCTGTCCGCAGGGGGTGGACATCCCTCAGTGCTTCACGAACCTGAACACCGCGTCGGTCTCCGGAAACTGGGAGGCCCAGGGCCGAAACTACCGGTACATCCTGGCGCCGGACCGGGACGGAAAGCGGGCGTCCGCCTGCGTGAACTGCGGGGCCTGCGTCCCCAAGTGCCCTCAGGGCATTCCCATACCGGACAGGCTCCGTGAGGTGGCCGCGGCCTTCGAGTCGGAGGCATAG
- a CDS encoding peptide-methionine (S)-S-oxide reductase: MRTILSERSPRIDAMAPARLEVALFSMGCFKSSEARLGITRGVWHTCVGYAGGAFPSPTYDDVGDHTEAVMAEYDPGAISYGQLLELFMYWYCASPLETSPRRAPRIFVRDVKERRLAQAAVERNALCGKDYPRAHIVPFKTFYRAEPRLQKHHLRREPWLFEELLALYGTEEDLLRSTSAARLNGLLGQAPAPALRSLPESIDLYGLSPEAVLTLQHLGDQATYP; encoded by the coding sequence GTGAGGACGATACTGTCCGAAAGAAGTCCACGCATCGACGCGATGGCGCCGGCTCGGCTCGAGGTGGCGCTGTTTTCCATGGGGTGTTTCAAGAGCTCGGAGGCGCGGCTCGGCATCACGCGGGGGGTCTGGCATACCTGCGTGGGCTACGCGGGCGGAGCTTTCCCCTCCCCCACCTACGACGATGTCGGCGACCACACCGAGGCCGTGATGGCGGAGTACGACCCCGGGGCAATCAGCTACGGACAGCTTCTGGAGCTCTTCATGTACTGGTACTGTGCCTCGCCCCTGGAGACCTCGCCGCGCCGGGCGCCCCGCATCTTCGTTCGGGACGTGAAGGAACGGCGTCTGGCCCAGGCGGCCGTCGAACGCAACGCCCTCTGCGGGAAGGACTATCCCAGGGCGCACATCGTGCCCTTCAAGACCTTCTACCGCGCGGAACCCCGGCTCCAGAAGCATCACCTGCGCCGCGAGCCCTGGCTCTTCGAGGAACTGCTGGCGCTGTACGGCACCGAGGAGGACCTGCTCCGCTCGACTTCGGCCGCCCGATTGAACGGCCTTCTGGGACAGGCCCCGGCACCGGCCCTGCGATCCCTGCCGGAGAGCATCGACCTCTACGGTCTCAGTCCCGAAGCGGTCTTGACTTTGCAGCACCTTGGAGACCAGGCCACATACCCATGA
- a CDS encoding ketopantoate reductase family protein, which produces MKIVVVGLGGVGGIVGGRLASAMADDPEHRVVFWCRGETLKNVRENGLSLTAQDGTIVVRPSLATCDAAEAGTADVLLFATKGHQLEKAAQATAPLVAPSTRVVPLLNGVSALGALEKTLPPCDLLGGCIYVSSHIVSPGAVRQVGAVQRLIFGKQGISEAENRMRHSDLEQVLKRSGIQVTLTERIDVEMWAKFLFLSPLAAATTYYRKSIDEVLDDPAGRGAVIDMIREAEDLARALGTNLPENIGNLTLEKARGFAPGTKTSMQLDQEQGRVTELEFLVGHVCREGRARGVPAPTYETFYEGLKTCCRTS; this is translated from the coding sequence ATGAAAATCGTCGTCGTCGGATTGGGCGGAGTCGGAGGCATCGTGGGCGGTCGCCTGGCGTCCGCCATGGCGGACGATCCGGAGCATCGGGTCGTCTTCTGGTGCCGGGGCGAGACCCTGAAAAACGTCCGGGAGAACGGCCTCAGCCTGACGGCCCAGGACGGGACGATCGTCGTCCGGCCCTCGCTCGCGACGTGCGACGCCGCGGAGGCGGGCACCGCCGACGTCCTGCTCTTCGCCACCAAAGGACATCAGCTCGAGAAGGCGGCCCAGGCGACCGCGCCGCTCGTTGCGCCCTCCACCCGCGTCGTCCCGCTGCTCAACGGCGTATCCGCCCTCGGAGCGCTCGAAAAGACGTTGCCGCCCTGCGACCTCCTCGGCGGGTGCATCTACGTCTCCTCGCACATCGTGTCCCCCGGGGCCGTCCGCCAGGTGGGCGCCGTGCAGCGCCTGATCTTCGGCAAACAGGGCATCAGCGAGGCGGAGAACCGCATGCGCCACTCGGACCTGGAACAGGTCCTCAAGCGCAGCGGCATTCAGGTCACCCTCACGGAACGCATCGACGTGGAGATGTGGGCAAAGTTCCTGTTCCTCTCCCCCCTGGCGGCCGCCACGACGTACTACCGCAAGAGCATCGACGAGGTGCTCGACGACCCGGCGGGACGAGGGGCGGTCATCGACATGATCCGCGAGGCCGAGGACCTGGCCCGCGCCCTGGGGACGAACCTGCCGGAGAACATCGGAAACCTGACGCTCGAGAAGGCCCGGGGCTTCGCCCCCGGAACGAAGACCTCCATGCAGCTCGACCAGGAACAGGGAAGGGTCACGGAGCTGGAGTTTCTGGTGGGGCACGTCTGCCGCGAGGGCCGGGCCAGGGGCGTCCCCGCCCCGACCTACGAGACCTTCTACGAGGGGCTCAAAACCTGCTGCAGAACGAGCTGA
- a CDS encoding sodium-dependent transporter, whose protein sequence is MEEKRTRESLGSRLGFIFLSAGCAIGLGNVWRFPYITGLHGGAAFVLIYLLFLLFLAMPIMVMEFAVGRASRQGVAGSFEVLKPEGGFWRLFGRLALAGNYILMMFYTTVTGWMLAYTWYAASGTLTALSPEQIGANFGALLGDPKALIFWLFVTVLIGSAICFIGLRTGVERITKIMMCGLLLIMIALAVRSVTLPGAEKGLDFYLRPDFGKLMENGLWNSIYAAMGQAFFTLSLGIGSMAIFGSYIGRDRALTGESVVITALDTFVAITAGLIIFPACFAYGVSPNAGPGLIFVTLPNMFNHMPQGRIWSSLFFLFMSFAAMSTVVAVFEHIIACSMDLLGWDRRKATTVNFFAILLLSLPCVFGFNIWSHVAPLGKGTIILDLEDFIVSNNLLPLGSIVYLLFCTTRYGWGWDNFIAEADMGRGLKFPRALRGYLLYVVPVIMLVIFAFGYYEKFFK, encoded by the coding sequence ATGGAGGAGAAGCGTACCAGGGAATCGTTGGGAAGCCGGTTGGGGTTCATCTTCCTCTCCGCCGGTTGTGCCATAGGGCTGGGGAACGTGTGGCGTTTTCCCTACATCACGGGATTGCATGGCGGTGCCGCTTTCGTTTTGATCTATCTGCTCTTCCTGCTGTTCCTGGCGATGCCGATCATGGTTATGGAGTTTGCCGTGGGGCGCGCCTCGAGGCAGGGCGTGGCGGGGTCCTTCGAAGTCCTGAAGCCCGAGGGGGGATTCTGGCGGCTCTTCGGCCGTCTGGCCCTGGCCGGAAACTACATCCTGATGATGTTCTACACCACGGTGACGGGGTGGATGCTGGCCTACACCTGGTACGCGGCGTCGGGCACCCTGACGGCGCTGTCGCCCGAACAGATCGGCGCGAACTTCGGTGCTCTGCTCGGGGATCCGAAGGCCTTGATATTCTGGCTCTTCGTGACGGTGCTGATCGGGTCGGCCATCTGCTTCATCGGCCTTCGGACGGGGGTCGAGCGCATCACCAAGATCATGATGTGCGGGCTGCTGCTGATCATGATCGCCCTGGCCGTGCGTTCCGTGACCCTGCCCGGAGCGGAGAAGGGGCTGGACTTCTACCTCAGGCCGGACTTCGGCAAGCTGATGGAAAACGGGCTCTGGAACAGCATCTATGCCGCCATGGGGCAGGCGTTCTTCACCCTGAGCCTGGGCATCGGCAGCATGGCGATCTTCGGCAGCTACATCGGCCGCGATCGCGCCCTGACCGGCGAGTCGGTCGTCATCACCGCGCTCGACACCTTCGTGGCCATCACCGCGGGCCTCATCATCTTCCCCGCGTGCTTCGCCTATGGGGTCAGTCCGAATGCGGGACCGGGCCTGATTTTCGTCACCCTGCCCAACATGTTCAACCACATGCCTCAGGGGCGCATCTGGAGCAGCCTGTTCTTCCTGTTCATGAGCTTCGCGGCCATGTCCACGGTCGTCGCGGTGTTCGAGCACATCATCGCCTGTTCCATGGACCTGCTGGGCTGGGACCGGAGGAAGGCGACCACGGTCAACTTCTTCGCCATCTTGCTGCTCTCGCTGCCCTGCGTCTTCGGCTTCAACATCTGGTCGCACGTCGCGCCGCTGGGGAAGGGGACCATCATCCTGGACCTCGAGGACTTCATCGTCAGCAACAACCTGCTGCCCTTGGGCTCCATCGTCTATCTGCTGTTCTGCACCACGCGCTACGGCTGGGGATGGGACAACTTCATTGCCGAGGCCGACATGGGCCGGGGCCTGAAGTTTCCCCGTGCCCTGCGTGGGTATCTGCTCTATGTCGTGCCGGTGATCATGCTGGTGATCTTCGCCTTCGGATATTACGAGAAGTTCTTCAAATAA
- a CDS encoding EFR1 family ferrodoxin (N-terminal region resembles flavodoxins. C-terminal ferrodoxin region binds two 4Fe-4S clusters.) yields MKRFENRSCPDRPVSSHGRSGLVPGGTVELCVFSGTGNSLMIARALADALRGEGVSANLRGMEVPLPLLDRGTVLGLVFPVACFSTYPTVWRFIRALPPGEGRDVFIAGTMGGYSGGMQAPMGEVLRARGYRPVGARFFVMPGNYDNRTMPTERNAARVARAMEDLRQFASELVRGEASVRCGIPLLSRFLYRLSQTRRPWDFFYRLYPIAVDGERCVRCGWCAEHCPEGAITMDPLPAIDPKVCQSCQRCIGFCPVGALHVPGKPAEPYRAMSREEFEHDLRGFG; encoded by the coding sequence ATGAAGCGATTCGAGAATCGGTCCTGCCCGGATCGGCCCGTTTCGTCCCACGGACGCTCGGGCTTGGTCCCCGGCGGCACGGTGGAGCTGTGCGTCTTCTCGGGGACGGGGAACAGCCTCATGATCGCCCGGGCCCTCGCCGATGCCCTGAGAGGAGAGGGGGTCTCCGCGAACCTGAGGGGGATGGAGGTCCCCCTGCCTCTTCTGGATCGGGGAACGGTCCTGGGGCTCGTCTTTCCCGTCGCGTGCTTTTCGACGTATCCGACGGTCTGGCGCTTCATACGGGCGCTTCCCCCCGGGGAGGGGCGGGATGTGTTCATCGCCGGGACCATGGGCGGCTACTCCGGAGGGATGCAGGCGCCCATGGGCGAGGTCCTGAGGGCGAGGGGGTACCGGCCCGTCGGGGCCCGTTTCTTCGTGATGCCCGGAAACTACGACAACCGGACGATGCCGACGGAGCGGAACGCGGCGCGGGTCGCCAGGGCGATGGAGGACCTCCGGCAGTTCGCCTCCGAGCTCGTCCGGGGCGAGGCCTCGGTCCGGTGCGGGATACCGCTGCTCTCCCGGTTCCTGTATCGCCTGTCCCAGACCCGGCGGCCGTGGGACTTTTTCTACAGGCTCTATCCGATCGCGGTCGACGGGGAGCGGTGCGTCCGGTGCGGCTGGTGTGCGGAGCACTGTCCCGAGGGGGCCATCACGATGGACCCCCTGCCGGCGATCGACCCGAAGGTCTGCCAGTCCTGCCAGCGCTGCATCGGCTTCTGTCCGGTCGGCGCGCTACACGTGCCCGGCAAGCCCGCGGAGCCCTACAGGGCGATGAGCCGGGAGGAGTTCGAGCACGATCTCCGGGGCTTCGGATAA
- the rlmD gene encoding 23S rRNA (uracil(1939)-C(5))-methyltransferase RlmD, producing MERPRTASGETSRFEIERLSSDGSGIARTDRGVVFVSGALPGEQVDAEIVQRRKDFALARTTAVVRPSPGRVVPRCPVFGQCGGCQLQHVDYPLQLSLKAELVRDAMTRIGGFPPELFEALECVPSPLPWGYRNKASFPVQSLRGRIVTGFYRAGTHRLVPLKRCPVNAGPLDALYGTVLRALPSLPFSGYDERTHEGKLRHLVMRAGLNTGQTLLSFVVNGRLAAKGIKALVAAGASGRPTTLTLNHNSKPGNVILGTHTEPLIGSGRIAERLDGWTLEFDTTSFFQVNTGQTERLFRYAAEQVRGTDVLELYSGVGSLTCYLARGARVTAVEEWRSAVKMAERNMEANGLEVRTLCARAEEAVGDLHGSYGTVVVDPPRDGCDRAVLEAIHGFRVPRVVYVSCNPATLARDARILAGHGYRLASIRSFDMFPQTVHVETVAVLER from the coding sequence GTGGAACGTCCAAGGACGGCGTCGGGGGAGACGTCGAGGTTCGAGATCGAGAGGCTGTCGAGTGACGGCAGCGGCATCGCGCGCACGGACCGCGGGGTGGTGTTCGTTTCCGGTGCCCTGCCGGGCGAGCAAGTCGACGCGGAGATCGTGCAGCGCCGAAAGGACTTCGCTCTGGCGCGCACCACCGCCGTGGTGCGTCCCTCGCCGGGGCGCGTCGTCCCGAGGTGTCCCGTCTTCGGGCAGTGCGGGGGCTGTCAGCTCCAGCACGTGGACTACCCGCTCCAGCTGTCGCTGAAAGCCGAGCTGGTCCGCGACGCCATGACGCGCATCGGGGGGTTCCCACCCGAGCTCTTCGAGGCATTGGAGTGCGTGCCCTCGCCTCTGCCCTGGGGATACCGCAACAAGGCGTCCTTTCCCGTGCAGTCGCTGCGGGGCCGGATCGTCACGGGGTTCTACCGGGCGGGGACCCACCGCCTGGTGCCGCTCAAGCGCTGCCCCGTCAATGCGGGCCCCCTCGACGCGCTCTACGGAACCGTCCTGAGGGCCCTGCCCTCGCTGCCCTTCTCGGGGTACGACGAGAGGACCCACGAGGGCAAGCTGCGCCATCTGGTGATGCGTGCGGGCCTGAATACGGGACAGACCCTGCTCTCCTTCGTCGTCAACGGACGCCTCGCGGCCAAGGGGATCAAGGCGCTGGTGGCCGCGGGGGCGTCGGGGCGTCCCACCACCCTCACGCTGAACCACAACTCCAAGCCGGGCAACGTCATCCTGGGCACCCACACCGAGCCGCTGATCGGGAGCGGCCGGATCGCGGAGCGGCTGGATGGCTGGACGCTCGAGTTCGACACCACGTCCTTCTTCCAGGTGAACACAGGCCAGACGGAGCGGCTCTTTCGATACGCGGCCGAGCAGGTCCGGGGGACGGACGTCCTGGAGCTCTACAGCGGCGTGGGGTCCCTGACCTGCTATCTGGCGCGCGGGGCGCGCGTGACGGCGGTGGAGGAATGGCGCAGCGCCGTGAAAATGGCGGAGCGGAACATGGAGGCCAACGGCCTGGAGGTCCGGACCCTCTGCGCCCGGGCCGAGGAGGCGGTGGGGGACCTGCACGGCTCCTACGGCACCGTGGTGGTCGATCCGCCCCGGGACGGCTGCGACCGTGCGGTGCTGGAGGCGATCCACGGCTTTCGCGTCCCGCGGGTGGTCTACGTCTCGTGCAACCCCGCGACCCTGGCCCGCGACGCCCGGATCCTGGCCGGACACGGGTACCGCCTGGCCTCCATCCGTTCCTTCGACATGTTCCCGCAGACGGTCCACGTGGAGACCGTGGCGGTGCTGGAACGGTAG
- a CDS encoding DUF2254 domain-containing protein, whose product MFVKRTIERVRNSIWLYPVLYGTLSLCLALVLATVDSRGGVPLGGYALFYTTPELAQTVLSIVAGAFITTAIFTFSTTMVVLTMYSSQFTPRVVENFLDNRTTMKSFGLFLGGFVYAVTSLMFMDAGRQNVRVLAAGAGVLYSIAGLIYFLVFIHNVSMFIQVDNLILRLHRQALEEIERYRTFVERCRAVPSSVAQERLRRTRALSVPGLADGFIQEIDRSRLEEIVEEHSLNVCIRKLVGQPVSRDTEILTLHSGQDEDLEDDLVERIRSCVRIGNKRTQSQDFGFAIQKIVEIALKALSPGINDPNTAVHCLKFIGLSLREVAGLREGYLVPEDMEGDECLFFRAHDLSGLLFGAYHQIVLYGKGDVTIAMEVLRSLRSIKTGASESGVRTVEEYAAYLFEKWTACKYDELEMDRLREAYRDLLS is encoded by the coding sequence ATGTTCGTCAAAAGAACGATCGAGAGGGTTCGGAACAGCATTTGGCTGTATCCGGTCCTCTACGGCACACTCTCCCTTTGTCTTGCCCTGGTGCTGGCCACCGTCGACAGCCGCGGCGGCGTCCCCTTGGGGGGGTATGCCCTTTTCTATACGACGCCGGAGCTGGCCCAGACCGTGTTGAGCATTGTCGCCGGTGCCTTCATCACCACGGCGATCTTCACCTTTTCGACGACCATGGTCGTCCTGACCATGTATTCCTCCCAATTCACTCCCCGCGTGGTGGAGAATTTCCTGGACAACAGGACCACGATGAAGTCCTTCGGGCTCTTCCTCGGCGGATTCGTCTATGCCGTGACCTCCCTCATGTTCATGGATGCGGGCCGGCAGAACGTCCGCGTTCTCGCTGCGGGGGCGGGGGTGCTCTACTCCATCGCGGGCCTGATCTATTTCCTCGTTTTCATCCACAACGTGTCGATGTTCATCCAGGTCGACAACCTGATCCTGAGGCTGCACAGGCAGGCGTTGGAGGAGATCGAACGGTACCGCACCTTCGTGGAGCGCTGCCGGGCGGTTCCGTCGTCGGTGGCGCAGGAAAGGCTGCGCCGCACCAGAGCTTTGTCCGTCCCCGGCTTGGCCGACGGCTTCATTCAGGAGATCGACCGGTCCAGGCTCGAGGAGATCGTGGAGGAACACTCCCTGAACGTCTGCATCCGAAAGCTCGTCGGACAGCCCGTATCCAGGGATACGGAGATCTTGACCCTCCACTCCGGCCAGGACGAGGATTTGGAGGACGACCTCGTCGAAAGGATACGGAGCTGCGTTCGGATAGGCAACAAGAGGACGCAGTCGCAGGACTTCGGCTTCGCAATCCAGAAAATCGTGGAGATCGCTCTGAAGGCCCTTTCGCCCGGAATCAACGATCCCAACACGGCGGTCCATTGCCTGAAGTTCATCGGGCTGTCGCTGCGCGAGGTGGCGGGACTGCGGGAGGGCTATCTCGTTCCGGAGGACATGGAGGGAGACGAATGCCTGTTTTTCAGGGCGCACGACCTTTCCGGTCTGCTGTTCGGGGCCTACCATCAGATTGTCCTGTACGGGAAGGGCGACGTGACCATCGCCATGGAGGTGCTGCGGTCCCTGCGTTCGATCAAGACGGGAGCCTCGGAAAGCGGCGTCCGTACCGTCGAGGAGTATGCGGCTTACCTCTTTGAAAAGTGGACGGCCTGCAAATATGACGAGCTGGAGATGGACAGGCTCCGTGAGGCGTATCGGGACCTGTTGAGCTGA
- a CDS encoding S9 family peptidase: MSFAGLLSLGFVLSCVLTVSGAACAAESGGVPPLFPMEDFFRNPEVGAFALSPDGTRLAFAKPWERRMNVYVRDIATGDERRVTGATERDIAGFFWKGSDRIVYMQDKGGDENFHVYLTDIEGKASRDLTPFDGVRAGVLDDLEEDPEHMLLEMNRRNPEVFDVYRCTLATGELTRIAENPGNITGWMTDHEGRLRAAYETDGVNASLLYRPTEKDEFKTLVTTNFKDSFFPLMFSYDNRLLYVGSNLDRDKIAIYTFDPDANKTLSLVFEHPEVDVSSLISSKKRKVVTGAVYTTDRSRYHFFDKDREELQNTLEKFFPDHEVAVTDMDDAERRVIVRVYGDRTRGGSYLFDRESNSLTKLADHSPWLKENTMAPMRPIQYTSRDGLTIHGYLTLPLGVASRDLPVVVIPHGGPSARDTWGFDSEAQFLANRGAAVLQVNFRGSTGYGKKFWQAGFKQWGRAMQDDITDGVEWLIGRGIADPKRLAIYGGSYGGYAALAGAAFTPDLYACAVSYVGPSNIFTLLESIPPYWEPFREMEYEEIGHPEKDKALLEAISPVFHADRIRIPLFVAQGANDPRVKRSESDQIVEAVRKAGKDVVYMVKDNEGHGFRNEENRFDFYREMGDFLKKHLDLR; this comes from the coding sequence ATGAGCTTTGCGGGTCTGCTTTCCCTGGGTTTTGTCCTGAGCTGCGTTCTGACCGTTTCGGGTGCGGCGTGTGCCGCGGAAAGCGGGGGGGTTCCGCCCCTCTTTCCGATGGAGGATTTCTTCCGGAACCCCGAGGTCGGCGCCTTCGCGCTCTCCCCCGACGGCACCAGGCTGGCCTTCGCCAAGCCCTGGGAGCGCCGGATGAACGTCTACGTCCGGGATATCGCCACGGGCGACGAGAGGCGCGTGACGGGCGCGACGGAGCGCGACATCGCGGGCTTCTTCTGGAAGGGCAGCGACCGCATCGTGTACATGCAGGACAAGGGCGGGGACGAGAACTTCCACGTGTACCTGACGGACATCGAGGGCAAGGCCTCGCGGGACCTCACGCCCTTCGACGGCGTCCGGGCCGGGGTGCTGGACGACCTGGAGGAGGATCCGGAGCACATGCTCCTGGAGATGAACCGGCGCAACCCCGAGGTCTTCGACGTCTACCGCTGCACGCTCGCCACGGGCGAGCTGACGCGGATCGCCGAGAACCCCGGCAACATCACGGGCTGGATGACCGACCACGAGGGCAGGCTCCGGGCGGCCTACGAGACGGACGGCGTCAACGCGTCGCTCCTCTATCGCCCCACGGAGAAGGACGAGTTCAAGACCCTGGTCACCACCAACTTCAAGGACTCCTTCTTTCCCCTGATGTTCAGCTACGACAACAGGCTCCTCTACGTGGGTTCGAACCTCGATCGGGACAAGATCGCCATCTACACCTTCGACCCCGACGCGAACAAGACGCTCTCCCTGGTCTTCGAGCACCCCGAGGTAGACGTGTCGAGCCTGATCTCCTCCAAAAAGAGAAAGGTCGTCACGGGGGCCGTCTACACCACGGACAGGAGCCGCTACCATTTCTTCGACAAGGACCGGGAGGAGCTCCAGAACACCCTGGAGAAGTTCTTCCCGGACCACGAGGTCGCCGTCACCGACATGGACGACGCCGAACGGAGGGTCATCGTCAGGGTCTACGGCGACCGGACGCGCGGCGGCTCCTACCTCTTCGACCGGGAGAGCAACAGCCTGACGAAGCTGGCGGACCACTCGCCCTGGCTCAAGGAGAACACCATGGCCCCCATGCGGCCGATACAATACACCTCCCGCGACGGCCTGACGATCCACGGCTACCTGACCCTTCCCCTGGGGGTCGCCTCCAGGGACCTCCCCGTCGTGGTGATCCCCCACGGGGGCCCCAGCGCACGGGACACCTGGGGCTTCGACTCCGAGGCGCAGTTCCTGGCCAACCGCGGCGCGGCGGTGCTGCAGGTGAACTTCCGCGGCTCCACCGGCTACGGAAAGAAGTTCTGGCAGGCGGGTTTCAAGCAGTGGGGGCGCGCCATGCAGGACGACATCACGGACGGCGTCGAATGGCTGATCGGACGGGGCATCGCCGACCCCAAGCGCCTGGCCATCTACGGCGGGAGCTACGGCGGCTACGCGGCCCTGGCCGGCGCGGCCTTCACGCCCGACCTCTACGCCTGCGCGGTCAGCTACGTCGGGCCGTCCAACATCTTCACGCTGCTCGAGAGCATCCCGCCCTACTGGGAGCCCTTCCGGGAGATGGAGTACGAGGAGATCGGGCATCCCGAGAAGGACAAGGCCCTGCTGGAGGCGATATCGCCCGTCTTCCACGCGGACAGGATCCGGATCCCGCTCTTCGTGGCCCAGGGCGCCAACGACCCTCGGGTCAAGCGCTCGGAGTCCGATCAGATCGTCGAGGCCGTCCGCAAGGCCGGCAAGGACGTCGTCTACATGGTGAAGGACAACGAGGGACACGGGTTCCGCAACGAGGAGAACCGCTTCGACTTCTACCGCGAGATGGGCGATTTCCTCAAGAAGCACCTGGACCTGCGCTGA